The following proteins are co-located in the Lagenorhynchus albirostris chromosome 4, mLagAlb1.1, whole genome shotgun sequence genome:
- the TIGD4 gene encoding tigger transposable element-derived protein 4 — MAEAPVDASTLPVTVKKKKSLSIEEKIDIINAVESGKKKAEIAAEYGIKKNSLSSIMKNKDKVLEAFESLRFDPKRKRLRTAFYTDLEEALMRWYRIAQCLNVPVNGPMLRLKANDFAQKLGHNDFKCSNGWLDRFKSRYGLVFRAQPVEATGVSVDPSDVWHQNILPYYLNDYHPKNVFNVKETGLLYRMLPTNTFAFKGETCSIGKLCKDRITLVVGTNMDGSEKLPLLIIGKNRNPHCFKGVKSLPVYYEANKMARMTSVVFEQWMRKLDEKFQAQQRRVVIFVESFPAHPEVKNLKSIELAFFPSCLSSKLIAMKQGVIKSLKIKYRHCLIKKFLSSVEGSKEFMFSLLDAVDTLHLCWRAVTPETIVKSYEEAGFKSQKGESDKTNAETDTGLDLVVHAQAAGVEFPEGLSIEEYAALDDDLETCEAAPSDDAVWTKESKSDETGFYTSDEEDDGGSLGTELPLPSKNVAITALDTLKSFLRSQDMNDELHNSLADLEIFINSLSCK, encoded by the coding sequence ATGGCAGAGGCTCCTGTGGATGCCTCAACTCTGCCCGTgactgtgaagaaaaagaaaagtctatcCATTGAAGAAAAGATCGACATCATAAATGCAGTAGAAAGTGGTAAGAAAAAAGCAGAGATTGCAGCTGaatatggaataaagaaaaattcattGTCTTCTATTATGAAGAATAAAGACAAGGTTCTAGAAGCCTTTGAATCTCTGAGATTTGatccaaagagaaaaagactgagaacTGCTTTTTACACAGATCTGGAAGAGGCACTAATGAGGTGGTATCGAATCGCCCAGTGTCTGAATGTACCAGTTAATGGTCCAATGTTGCGTCTAAAAGCTAATGATTTTGCCCAGAAACTGGGACATAATGATTTTAAGTGCAGCAATGGTTGGCTGGATCGCTTTAAATCCAGGTATGGTTTAGTATTCAGAGCTCAACCTGTAGAAGCTACAGGTGTATCAGTAGACCCTTCAGATGTCTGGCACCAAAACATACTTCCTTATTATTTAAATGATTATCatcctaaaaatgtttttaatgtaaaagaGACTGGGCTGCTTTATCGAATGTTGCCTACAAATACATTTGCAtttaaaggagaaacatgctcAATTGGCAAGTTATGCAAAGACAGAATAACTCTGGTGGTTGGGACAAACATGGACGGCTCTGAGAAGCTTCCTTTGCTTATCATTGGAAAGAACAGAAATCCACATTGTTTCAAAGGCGTAAAATCATTGCCTGTGTATTATGAAGCTAACAAAATGGCACGGATGACCTCAGTTGTATTTGAACAATGGATGCGGAAGCTTGATGAGAAATTTCAAGCCCAGCAAAGAAGAGTGGTGATTTTTGTTGAATCGTTTCCTGCACATCCAGAGGTAAAAAACCTAAAATCCATTGAGTTAGCGTTCTTTCCGTCATGTTTATCTTCCAAACTTATAGCCATGAAACAAGGTGTTATTAAAAGCCTTAAAATCAAATATCGACATTGTCTCATTAAGAAATTTTTAAGCTCTGTTGAAGGCAGCAAAGAATTTATGTTTTCCCTGCTAGATGCAGTTGATACCTTGCATCTCTGTTGGAGGGCTGTCACCCCAGAAACTATTGTTAAGAGCTATGAAGAGGCAGGATTCAAATCTCAAAAGGGAGAAAGTGACAAGACAAATGCAGAGACGGACACTGGTCTTGATTTGGTTGTCCATGCCCAGGCGGCAGGAGTGGAATTTCCTGAAGGCTTATCCATAGAAGAGTATGCTGCCCTGGATGATGATTTAGAGACATGTGAAGCAGCACCAAGTGACGATGCTGTATGGACCAAAGAAAGTAAATCAGATGAAACTGGATTTTATACTTCTGATGAAGAGGATGATGGTGGCTCTCTGGGAACCGAACTCCCTTTACCATCAAAAAATGTGGCAATAACCGCTTTAGATACTCTGAAAAGTTTTCTTAGAAGTCAAGATATGAATGATGAGCTTCATAATTCTTTAGCAGACcttgaaatttttattaactCTTTATCATGTAAGTAA